A stretch of Bacillus pseudomycoides DNA encodes these proteins:
- the sufB gene encoding Fe-S cluster assembly protein SufB, translating to MAKQLPDIGDYKYGFKDKDVSIFRAGRGLTKEIVEEISRMKEEPQWMLDFRLKSLDKFYEMPMPQWGGDLNDLDFDEITYYVKPSEKSEKSWDEVPDEIKATFDKLGIPEAEQKYLAGVSAQYESEVVYHNMKEDLEALGIVFKDTDSALKENEDIFREHFGKVIPPTDNKFSALNSAVWSGGSFIYVPKGVKVDTPLQAYFRINSENMGQFERTLIIVDEGAHVHYVEGCTAPVYTTNSLHSAVVEIIIKKDAYCRYTTIQNWANNVYNLVTKRAVCEENATMEWIDGNIGSKLTMKYPAVILKGEGARGLTLSIAIAGKGQHQDAGAKMIHLAPNTSSTIVSKSIAKHGGKVTYRGIVQFGPKATNSRSNIECDTLIMDNQSTSDTIPYNEIKNDHVSLEHEAKVSKVSEEQLFYLMSRGISEQEATEMIVMGFIEPFTRELPMEYAVEMNRLIKFEMEGSIG from the coding sequence ATGGCGAAGCAACTGCCAGATATCGGCGATTATAAATATGGTTTCAAGGATAAAGACGTTTCGATTTTCCGTGCTGGACGCGGTTTAACAAAAGAAATCGTTGAAGAGATTTCACGTATGAAAGAAGAACCACAGTGGATGTTAGACTTCCGTTTAAAATCACTGGATAAGTTCTACGAAATGCCAATGCCACAATGGGGCGGCGACTTAAACGACTTAGATTTCGATGAAATTACGTACTACGTAAAGCCATCTGAGAAATCTGAGAAGTCTTGGGATGAAGTACCTGATGAAATTAAAGCGACATTTGATAAATTAGGTATTCCAGAAGCTGAGCAAAAATATTTAGCTGGTGTATCTGCACAGTACGAATCTGAAGTTGTATACCACAACATGAAAGAAGACCTAGAAGCTCTAGGAATTGTCTTCAAAGATACAGATAGCGCATTAAAAGAGAACGAAGATATTTTCCGTGAGCATTTCGGAAAAGTAATCCCACCAACTGACAACAAATTCTCTGCACTAAACTCTGCAGTTTGGTCTGGTGGATCATTTATCTATGTTCCAAAAGGCGTAAAGGTTGATACGCCACTTCAAGCGTATTTCCGTATTAACTCTGAGAATATGGGACAATTCGAGCGTACGCTTATTATCGTAGACGAAGGCGCACACGTACACTACGTAGAAGGTTGTACAGCACCTGTTTACACAACAAACTCACTGCACAGTGCGGTAGTAGAAATCATCATTAAGAAAGATGCATATTGCCGTTACACAACAATCCAAAACTGGGCGAACAACGTATATAACCTAGTTACAAAACGTGCGGTTTGTGAAGAAAACGCAACGATGGAATGGATTGATGGTAACATCGGATCTAAATTAACGATGAAATACCCAGCAGTTATCTTAAAAGGCGAAGGCGCTCGTGGTTTAACATTATCTATCGCGATTGCTGGTAAAGGCCAACACCAAGATGCTGGTGCGAAAATGATTCACTTAGCACCAAACACATCTTCAACAATCGTTTCTAAATCGATTGCAAAACATGGTGGTAAAGTAACGTATCGTGGTATCGTACAATTCGGACCAAAAGCGACAAACTCTCGCTCTAACATCGAATGTGACACATTAATCATGGATAACCAATCTACATCTGATACAATCCCTTACAATGAAATCAAAAATGATCACGTTTCACTTGAGCATGAAGCGAAAGTATCAAAAGTATCAGAAGAACAATTATTCTACCTAATGAGCCGCGGTATTTCTGAGCAAGAAGCAACAGAAATGATCGTAATGGGCTTCATCGAGCCATTCACTCGCGAACTTCCAATGGAATACGCAGTTGAAATGAACCGTCTAATTAAGTTTGAGATGGAAGGTTCTATTGGTTAA
- the sufU gene encoding Fe-S cluster assembly sulfur transfer protein SufU yields the protein MSFNNLDTLYRQVIMDHYKNPRNHGVLEDSVTVNLNNPTCGDRIQLTMKVEDGIVQEAKFEGEGCSISMSSASMMTQAVKGKKIEEALQLSKIFSDMMLGKEYDDSVDLGDIEALQGVCKFPARIKCATLAWKALEKGLNEDK from the coding sequence ATGTCATTTAATAATTTAGATACGTTATATCGTCAAGTTATTATGGATCATTATAAAAATCCTCGTAACCATGGCGTGTTAGAAGATAGTGTTACCGTTAACTTGAACAATCCAACTTGCGGCGATCGTATTCAACTTACGATGAAAGTAGAGGATGGTATTGTGCAAGAAGCGAAGTTTGAGGGGGAAGGTTGTTCTATCTCCATGTCTTCAGCTTCGATGATGACGCAAGCAGTAAAAGGAAAGAAAATTGAAGAAGCACTTCAGCTTTCTAAAATTTTCTCTGATATGATGCTAGGAAAAGAGTATGATGACAGCGTAGATTTAGGGGATATTGAAGCATTACAAGGCGTATGCAAGTTTCCAGCGCGTATTAAATGTGCAACATTAGCTTGGAAAGCGTTAGAAAAAGGCTTAAACGAAGATAAGTAA
- the sufS gene encoding cysteine desulfurase SufS → MDIHEIRKQFPILDQKVNGKQLVYFDSAATSQKPIQVIETLERYYKEYNSNVHRGVHTLGTKATDAYEGAREKVRKFINAKSMEEIIFTRGTTTALNTVAASYGLENVKEGDEIVISYMEHHSNIIPWQQVAKKTGATLKYLPLQPDGTISIEAARQTITPSTKIVSIMYVSNVLGTINPVKEIAEIAHQHGAIMVVDGAQSTPHMKVDVKDLNCDFYALSAHKMCGPTGIGVLYGKKELLNNMEPIEFGGEMIDFVGLQDSTWKELPWKFEAGTPIIGNAIGLGAAIDFLEEIGLDNIEKHEHELAQYALERLSEVDGVTIYGPKHRAGLVTFNIDEVHPHDVATVLDVEGIAVRAGHHCAQPLMKWLKASSTARASFYLYNTKEEIDTFVEALTKTKEYFTNVI, encoded by the coding sequence ATGGATATTCATGAAATACGCAAACAGTTTCCAATTCTTGATCAAAAAGTGAACGGCAAACAACTTGTTTATTTCGATAGTGCAGCAACTTCTCAAAAACCAATTCAAGTCATTGAAACGTTAGAACGTTACTATAAAGAATATAATTCTAACGTGCATCGCGGTGTTCATACGCTCGGTACGAAAGCTACCGATGCGTATGAAGGTGCACGTGAGAAAGTTCGCAAGTTTATTAACGCGAAATCAATGGAAGAAATTATTTTCACGCGCGGAACAACAACTGCATTAAATACAGTAGCAGCGAGCTATGGCCTGGAAAATGTAAAAGAAGGCGATGAGATTGTCATCTCTTACATGGAGCACCATAGTAACATCATTCCGTGGCAACAAGTTGCGAAGAAAACAGGCGCAACTTTAAAATACCTTCCGCTTCAGCCTGACGGAACAATCTCTATTGAAGCTGCTCGTCAAACAATTACACCGTCTACAAAAATCGTTTCTATCATGTATGTGTCTAACGTACTTGGAACGATTAACCCTGTAAAGGAAATTGCAGAAATTGCTCATCAACACGGTGCAATTATGGTTGTTGATGGTGCACAAAGTACACCTCATATGAAAGTGGATGTAAAAGATTTAAACTGTGATTTCTACGCATTATCCGCTCATAAAATGTGCGGGCCTACAGGTATCGGCGTATTATATGGTAAGAAGGAATTGCTAAACAATATGGAGCCAATTGAATTTGGTGGTGAAATGATTGATTTCGTAGGCTTGCAAGATTCTACGTGGAAAGAGCTTCCGTGGAAGTTTGAAGCGGGTACACCGATTATCGGTAACGCGATTGGACTTGGAGCGGCCATTGATTTCCTAGAAGAAATCGGTCTTGATAATATTGAAAAGCATGAACATGAATTAGCACAGTACGCTTTAGAAAGACTATCAGAAGTAGATGGCGTAACAATTTATGGACCAAAGCATCGCGCTGGCCTTGTTACATTTAATATTGATGAAGTACATCCGCATGATGTAGCAACGGTATTAGATGTAGAAGGCATTGCAGTTCGCGCAGGACACCACTGTGCACAACCGCTTATGAAGTGGCTAAAAGCTTCTTCTACAGCACGTGCAAGCTTCTATTTATATAATACAAAAGAAGAAATCGATACATTTGTTGAAGCGCTAACGAAAACAAAGGAGTATTTCACAAATGTCATTTAA
- the sufD gene encoding Fe-S cluster assembly protein SufD produces the protein MTIGTLPFDQETIRQRASEVNEAAWLTEFRLQALAQATELPMPTPDKTKIDKWDFIGKGHTAKQEPVSSLAELPEAVKNLIDENNSVLVQRTGTTAFVSLADEAKEKGVIFTDIVTAATEHAELVQKYLMKDGVKVDEHRLTALHAALINGGAFVYVPKNVVLETPLQAVFLVDGEEANVYNHVLFVADANSSATYVENYVANETVTGIANIVAEVIVEQGAQVKFGAVDLLAKDVTSYVNRRGVVGRDGRIEWALGLMNDGNTISENVTNLIGDGSFADTKTVTIGRGNQTQNFTTKVVHFGKHSEGFILKHGVQTDSATSIFNGIGKIEHGASKSNAQQSSRVLMLNEKARGDANPILLIDEDDVMAGHAASVGRVDPVQLYYLMSRGIPKKEAERLVIHGFLAPVVNELPIEGVKAQLVEVIERKVR, from the coding sequence ATGACAATCGGTACATTACCTTTCGATCAAGAAACAATCCGTCAGCGCGCAAGCGAAGTAAACGAAGCTGCTTGGTTGACTGAGTTCCGCTTACAAGCTCTTGCACAAGCAACTGAACTTCCAATGCCAACGCCTGATAAAACAAAAATTGATAAATGGGACTTTATCGGAAAAGGCCACACTGCTAAGCAAGAGCCTGTAAGTTCTTTAGCAGAACTTCCAGAAGCAGTGAAAAATTTAATCGATGAAAATAACAGCGTACTAGTGCAACGTACTGGTACAACTGCATTCGTTTCTTTAGCGGATGAAGCAAAAGAAAAAGGTGTTATTTTCACAGATATCGTAACAGCTGCAACTGAGCATGCTGAACTAGTACAAAAGTACTTAATGAAAGATGGCGTGAAAGTGGATGAACATCGCTTAACAGCACTTCATGCAGCATTAATCAACGGCGGCGCATTTGTATATGTTCCGAAAAACGTTGTTCTTGAAACACCACTTCAAGCTGTATTCTTAGTAGACGGCGAAGAAGCAAACGTATATAACCACGTATTATTTGTGGCTGATGCTAACAGTTCTGCAACATACGTAGAAAACTATGTAGCAAATGAAACTGTTACAGGTATTGCAAATATCGTGGCAGAAGTAATCGTAGAACAAGGTGCACAAGTGAAATTCGGTGCAGTTGATCTATTAGCGAAAGATGTAACATCTTACGTAAACCGCCGCGGCGTTGTAGGACGTGATGGTCGTATTGAGTGGGCATTAGGTCTTATGAATGACGGAAATACAATTTCAGAGAACGTAACGAACTTAATTGGCGACGGATCATTTGCTGATACAAAAACAGTAACAATTGGCCGTGGTAACCAAACACAAAACTTTACAACTAAAGTTGTTCACTTCGGTAAACACTCTGAAGGTTTCATTTTAAAACACGGTGTACAAACAGATAGTGCAACATCTATCTTTAACGGAATTGGTAAGATTGAACACGGTGCATCTAAATCAAATGCACAACAATCTTCTCGCGTTCTTATGTTAAATGAAAAAGCACGCGGTGATGCAAACCCAATTCTTTTAATTGACGAAGATGATGTAATGGCAGGTCACGCAGCTTCTGTAGGTCGCGTAGATCCAGTACAACTATACTACTTAATGAGCCGTGGTATTCCGAAGAAAGAAGCAGAACGTTTAGTCATCCATGGATTCTTAGCACCTGTAGTAAATGAGCTTCCAATTGAAGGAGTAAAAGCACAGCTTGTTGAGGTAATTGAAAGGAAAGTTCGCTAA
- the sufC gene encoding Fe-S cluster assembly ATPase SufC, giving the protein MAGSTLTVKDLHVSIDGKEILKGVNLEVKGGEIHAIMGPNGTGKSTLSSAIMGHPKYEVTEGSIIIDGEDVLEMEVDERAQAGLFLAMQYPSEISGVTNADFLRSAINARREEGDEISLMKFIRTLDKNMEFLEMDPEMAQRYLNEGFSGGEKKRNEILQLMMIEPKIAILDEIDSGLDIDALKVVSKGINEMRGEEFGCLMITHYQRLLNYITPDFVHVMMNGRIVKSGGPELAQRLEAEGYDWIKKELGIEDETAEQEA; this is encoded by the coding sequence ATGGCTGGTTCTACATTAACGGTTAAAGACTTACATGTATCAATCGATGGTAAAGAAATTTTAAAAGGTGTAAACCTTGAAGTGAAAGGTGGAGAAATCCACGCAATTATGGGACCTAACGGAACAGGTAAATCAACTTTATCTTCTGCAATTATGGGTCACCCAAAATATGAAGTAACAGAAGGAAGCATCATCATCGACGGTGAAGATGTATTAGAAATGGAAGTAGATGAGCGCGCACAAGCGGGTCTATTCCTAGCAATGCAATATCCAAGTGAAATTAGCGGAGTAACAAACGCTGACTTCTTACGTTCTGCAATTAATGCACGACGCGAGGAAGGCGATGAAATTTCTCTTATGAAATTTATCCGTACATTAGATAAAAACATGGAATTCCTAGAAATGGATCCAGAAATGGCACAACGTTACTTAAACGAAGGTTTCTCTGGCGGTGAGAAAAAACGTAACGAAATTCTTCAATTAATGATGATTGAGCCAAAAATTGCAATCTTAGATGAAATCGACTCAGGTCTTGATATTGATGCGTTAAAAGTTGTATCTAAAGGTATTAACGAAATGCGCGGCGAAGAGTTCGGTTGCCTAATGATTACGCATTACCAACGTTTATTAAACTACATCACTCCAGACTTCGTTCACGTTATGATGAACGGTCGCATTGTTAAATCTGGTGGCCCTGAGCTTGCACAACGCCTAGAAGCTGAAGGTTACGACTGGATTAAAAAAGAATTAGGTATTGAAGACGAAACAGCAGAGCAAGAAGCGTAA
- the metQ gene encoding methionine ABC transporter substrate-binding lipoprotein MetQ gives MKKLLLSALITTSIFGLAACGGKSEDKLVVGASNVPHAEILEKAKPLLEKKGIELEIKPFQDYVLPNKSLEDKDLDANYFQHIPYLEKEMKDKGYEFEVAGKIHLEPIGVYSQKYKSLKELPDGATIIMSNSVADHGRGLAILQKEGVLKIKDGVDPVKATPKDIAENPKNLKFKTDIEPGLLPQVYNNKEGDAVLINSNYAIDAKLDPAKDAIAIEATDSPYVNVVAVRKGDKDKKEIKALVEVLHSKEIQDFINKEYKGAVVPVKE, from the coding sequence ATGAAAAAATTATTACTTTCAGCACTTATTACTACATCAATTTTTGGGTTAGCTGCTTGCGGAGGGAAAAGTGAAGATAAGCTCGTTGTTGGTGCTTCTAACGTACCGCACGCTGAGATTTTAGAGAAGGCAAAACCGTTACTTGAGAAAAAAGGGATAGAATTAGAAATTAAACCATTCCAAGATTATGTACTGCCGAATAAATCATTAGAGGATAAAGACTTAGATGCAAATTATTTCCAACATATTCCATACTTAGAGAAAGAAATGAAAGACAAAGGTTATGAATTTGAAGTAGCGGGTAAAATACATTTAGAACCAATTGGTGTATATTCCCAAAAATATAAAAGCTTAAAAGAGCTTCCAGATGGAGCGACAATTATTATGAGTAACTCTGTTGCTGATCATGGACGTGGTTTAGCAATCTTGCAAAAAGAAGGAGTATTAAAAATTAAAGACGGTGTAGATCCAGTAAAAGCAACACCAAAAGATATTGCAGAAAATCCGAAAAACTTGAAATTTAAAACAGATATTGAGCCGGGTTTATTGCCACAAGTGTATAACAACAAGGAAGGCGATGCGGTTTTAATTAACTCAAACTATGCAATTGATGCAAAATTAGACCCAGCGAAAGACGCAATTGCAATCGAAGCGACTGATTCTCCATACGTAAACGTTGTCGCAGTTCGGAAAGGCGATAAAGATAAAAAAGAGATTAAAGCACTTGTAGAAGTATTACATTCTAAAGAGATTCAAGATTTTATTAATAAAGAATATAAAGGGGCAGTTGTTCCTGTAAAAGAATAG
- a CDS encoding methionine ABC transporter permease, whose protein sequence is MDKLLSNVDWSKMLEATGETLYMTAIAALATFIFGLILGLLLFMTSKDNLWENKAIHTAIGAFVNIFRSIPFIILIILLIPFTKILLGTILGASAALPALIIGAAPFYARMVEIALREIDKGVIEASKAMGAKTSTIIWKVLIPESLPALASGITVTTIALVGYTAMAGVVGAGGLGTLAYLEGFQRGNNDVTIVATICVLLVVFLIQFIGDLVTTRIDKR, encoded by the coding sequence ATGGATAAGTTATTATCGAACGTCGATTGGAGTAAAATGCTAGAAGCGACAGGTGAAACGTTATATATGACGGCAATCGCAGCGCTTGCCACATTTATTTTCGGCCTTATTTTAGGACTATTACTCTTTATGACATCTAAAGATAATTTGTGGGAAAACAAAGCAATTCATACAGCGATTGGAGCGTTCGTAAATATCTTTCGTTCCATTCCATTTATCATTTTAATTATTTTGTTAATCCCCTTTACGAAGATTCTTCTTGGAACAATTCTTGGAGCAAGTGCAGCACTGCCGGCTTTAATTATTGGGGCGGCACCATTTTATGCAAGGATGGTTGAAATTGCACTGCGTGAGATTGATAAAGGTGTTATCGAAGCTTCAAAAGCAATGGGAGCAAAAACGAGTACGATTATTTGGAAAGTATTGATTCCTGAGTCATTACCAGCGCTAGCTTCTGGTATTACAGTAACGACAATTGCACTTGTAGGTTACACAGCAATGGCTGGTGTTGTTGGTGCTGGAGGGCTTGGTACACTTGCTTATTTAGAAGGGTTCCAGCGCGGGAATAACGATGTGACAATCGTTGCAACGATTTGCGTATTACTCGTTGTTTTCTTGATTCAGTTTATTGGGGATCTTGTTACAACTCGAATTGATAAACGATAA
- a CDS encoding methionine ABC transporter ATP-binding protein, which yields MILLENVKKIYKSKSGDVTAVDNANLKIAKGEIFGVIGYSGAGKSSLIRLFNQLEKPTSGQITIASRVISAITGNELRKARQEIGMIFQHFNLLWSRTVRENIAFPLEIAGVDKAQRKKRVDELIRLVGLEGRGDAYPSQLSGGQKQRVGIARALANDPKVLLCDEATSALDPETTDQILDLLLDINKRLGLTIVLITHEMHVIQKICNRVAVMEKGKIVESGPVLDVFRNPQQEITKRFVQQLTDSEDTNETIESLLEKYPDGKVIRLQFIGDSVERPVLQRLMRREDLEVSVLQGNIAQTNNGSYGNLVVHLNGTEAAIQQAIAGIHQEQVELEVIAHG from the coding sequence ATGATTTTATTAGAGAATGTAAAGAAAATATATAAATCCAAAAGCGGTGATGTCACTGCTGTAGATAACGCTAATTTAAAAATAGCGAAAGGCGAGATCTTTGGTGTTATTGGATATAGTGGTGCTGGTAAAAGTTCTTTAATCAGATTATTCAATCAATTAGAGAAACCAACTTCGGGGCAGATTACGATAGCGAGTCGTGTTATTTCAGCAATTACTGGGAATGAACTTCGAAAGGCAAGACAAGAAATCGGAATGATTTTTCAGCACTTTAATTTGCTTTGGTCACGAACTGTGCGCGAAAATATCGCTTTTCCACTGGAGATTGCAGGTGTAGACAAAGCACAGCGTAAAAAGCGCGTGGATGAATTAATCCGCCTTGTTGGATTAGAAGGAAGAGGGGATGCCTATCCATCTCAATTAAGTGGTGGGCAAAAGCAGCGCGTTGGAATTGCTAGAGCGTTAGCAAACGATCCGAAAGTACTCTTGTGCGATGAAGCGACTTCAGCACTTGATCCAGAAACGACGGATCAAATTTTAGATTTACTATTAGATATTAATAAACGGCTCGGCTTAACAATTGTACTGATTACACATGAAATGCATGTAATTCAAAAAATTTGTAATCGCGTTGCGGTAATGGAAAAAGGAAAAATTGTGGAAAGTGGTCCTGTACTAGATGTATTCCGTAACCCGCAGCAGGAGATTACAAAGCGATTTGTACAACAGCTTACAGATTCTGAAGATACAAATGAAACGATTGAGAGCTTATTAGAAAAATATCCAGATGGAAAAGTCATTCGTTTACAGTTTATTGGAGATTCTGTAGAACGCCCGGTGCTTCAAAGATTAATGAGGCGAGAGGATCTTGAAGTGAGTGTTTTGCAAGGTAATATCGCTCAAACAAACAATGGATCTTACGGGAATTTAGTCGTTCACTTAAATGGTACAGAAGCAGCAATCCAGCAAGCGATAGCAGGAATCCATCAAGAGCAAGTAGAGCTGGAGGTGATTGCACATGGATAA
- a CDS encoding thioredoxin family protein yields MIEVIDWTGAEATALIADQEKTVLYVYTPMCGTCQLAKKMLTVVEATISELEIGMLDLNYAPHLAREYEVESVPCLLVFERGTLIKKIYAFHSVEYLYKELQ; encoded by the coding sequence ATGATAGAAGTGATTGACTGGACAGGTGCTGAAGCTACAGCTCTAATAGCAGACCAAGAAAAAACAGTGTTATATGTATATACACCGATGTGTGGAACATGCCAATTAGCAAAGAAGATGTTAACGGTGGTAGAAGCGACTATATCTGAATTAGAAATAGGAATGCTAGATTTAAACTATGCCCCGCATTTAGCACGAGAGTATGAGGTGGAAAGTGTACCTTGCTTACTCGTATTTGAGCGTGGAACACTTATAAAGAAAATATATGCATTTCATTCAGTTGAATATTTATATAAAGAATTACAGTAG
- a CDS encoding toprim domain-containing protein — MVYVEKVIIVEGKSDRRKIESIIREPVEIVCTNGTIGLSKMDELIDQFFDKEVYVLVDADAAGEKLRKQFRKEFPQAEHIYIDRSYREVATAPSNHLANVLWGADIDVYTEYLR; from the coding sequence ATGGTCTATGTAGAGAAAGTCATTATTGTCGAAGGAAAATCAGATAGAAGAAAGATTGAATCTATTATTCGTGAACCAGTGGAAATTGTTTGTACAAATGGTACAATTGGTTTGTCGAAAATGGATGAACTCATTGATCAGTTTTTTGATAAAGAAGTGTATGTATTAGTGGATGCTGATGCTGCTGGAGAAAAACTTAGAAAACAATTTCGAAAAGAATTCCCGCAGGCCGAGCATATTTACATTGATCGTTCGTACCGTGAAGTGGCAACCGCTCCTTCGAATCATTTAGCGAACGTATTATGGGGAGCTGACATTGACGTTTATACAGAATATTTACGGTAA
- the gcvH gene encoding glycine cleavage system protein GcvH, which produces MSIPNHLRYSEEHEWVQTEGNQVVIGITHFAQSELGDIVFVELPEVGATLEAGEPFGSVESVKTVSELYAPVSGKVVAVNEELSDQPELVNDSPYEGAWMVKVELSDEGQLEKLLSAEKYAEMTNQD; this is translated from the coding sequence ATGAGCATTCCAAATCATTTACGTTACTCTGAAGAACACGAATGGGTACAAACTGAAGGCAACCAAGTTGTTATCGGTATTACTCATTTCGCACAAAGTGAGTTAGGCGATATCGTATTCGTTGAACTTCCTGAAGTAGGTGCAACACTTGAAGCTGGCGAGCCATTCGGAAGCGTAGAATCTGTTAAAACAGTTTCTGAATTATACGCACCTGTAAGCGGTAAAGTTGTAGCAGTAAACGAAGAGTTAAGTGACCAACCAGAACTTGTTAACGATTCTCCGTACGAAGGCGCATGGATGGTTAAAGTTGAACTTTCTGATGAAGGTCAATTAGAAAAGTTATTATCTGCAGAAAAATATGCAGAAATGACAAACCAAGACTAA
- a CDS encoding arsenate reductase family protein, whose amino-acid sequence MTVTFYSYPKCGTCQKAKKWFEANDVAYEMIHIVENPPSKEDLRNLHAKSELPLKKFFNTSGMRYRELGLKDKLKEASEDEMFELLASDGMLIKRPIVTDGTNVTLGFNEEQFESVWKKYQ is encoded by the coding sequence ATGACAGTAACATTTTATTCATATCCAAAGTGTGGCACATGTCAAAAAGCGAAAAAATGGTTTGAGGCAAACGATGTAGCATATGAAATGATTCATATTGTTGAAAATCCACCGTCAAAAGAAGATTTGCGTAATTTACATGCAAAAAGTGAATTGCCATTAAAAAAATTCTTTAATACAAGTGGAATGCGTTACCGTGAGCTTGGCTTAAAAGATAAGTTAAAGGAAGCAAGTGAGGACGAAATGTTCGAGCTTTTAGCATCTGATGGCATGTTGATTAAACGTCCAATCGTAACAGATGGTACGAATGTAACACTTGGTTTTAACGAAGAGCAGTTTGAAAGTGTGTGGAAAAAGTACCAATAA
- a CDS encoding phosphatase PAP2 family protein, with translation MKKYKLSSFLPLSYILLLVLVSPLYDILNKSGVHAVDVTTVVDDWIPFAKAFIIPYLLWFPYLYGALIYYCFKDRKQYYITLSSVILGKLTCFLIYYFWQSTVPRPTVVGTDVFSDLVRYIYSIDQPVNCFPSIHVLTTFVIMLAAYKRRDEHNWEYFILTFFGTLIILSTLFTKQHAFLDAVSGMALASTLYFGVQLLLVNRKETVTIPVKQTYKM, from the coding sequence ATGAAAAAATATAAACTTTCATCTTTTCTTCCGTTAAGTTATATACTTCTACTCGTACTCGTAAGTCCCCTTTACGATATACTAAATAAATCCGGCGTTCATGCCGTTGATGTGACAACTGTGGTTGATGATTGGATCCCATTTGCAAAAGCATTTATCATTCCATATTTACTTTGGTTTCCATACTTATACGGAGCACTTATTTACTACTGCTTTAAAGATCGAAAACAGTATTATATAACATTAAGCAGCGTTATATTAGGCAAACTAACCTGCTTTTTGATTTATTACTTTTGGCAATCCACAGTGCCACGCCCTACAGTCGTAGGGACAGATGTGTTCTCTGACTTAGTTCGCTATATTTATAGTATCGATCAACCTGTAAACTGTTTCCCTAGCATCCACGTTCTCACAACATTTGTAATTATGTTAGCGGCTTACAAGCGAAGAGACGAACATAATTGGGAATACTTCATTCTTACGTTCTTCGGGACACTTATTATTTTATCGACATTATTCACAAAACAACATGCCTTCTTAGATGCAGTTTCTGGCATGGCATTGGCGAGCACATTGTACTTCGGTGTGCAATTGTTATTAGTTAACAGAAAAGAAACTGTTACAATCCCAGTAAAACAAACCTATAAAATGTAA